A single Streptomyces mirabilis DNA region contains:
- a CDS encoding MarR family winged helix-turn-helix transcriptional regulator, which translates to MNTASASAEEPRWLTDEEQRTWRAYMNAATLLEDHLDRQLQRDAGMPHVYYGLLVQLVEAPRRRLRMTELAMNAKITRSRLSHAIARLEKNGWVRREDCPSDKRGQFAVLTDAGYEVLSKAAPGHVDAVRQAFFDRLTPEQHKALGEAMRIIAEGLQPKDAGADLPWLR; encoded by the coding sequence ATGAATACGGCATCCGCTTCCGCTGAAGAGCCGCGCTGGCTCACCGACGAGGAACAGCGCACCTGGCGTGCGTACATGAACGCCGCCACCCTCCTCGAGGACCATCTCGACCGTCAGCTGCAGCGCGACGCGGGCATGCCGCACGTCTACTACGGTCTGCTCGTCCAGCTCGTCGAGGCGCCGCGCAGAAGGCTGCGGATGACCGAGCTGGCCATGAACGCGAAGATCACCCGCTCGCGCCTCTCGCACGCGATCGCCCGCCTGGAGAAGAACGGGTGGGTGCGCCGCGAGGACTGCCCCTCCGACAAGCGGGGCCAGTTCGCCGTCCTCACCGACGCCGGTTACGAGGTGCTGAGCAAGGCCGCGCCGGGCCATGTCGACGCCGTACGGCAGGCCTTCTTCGACCGGCTCACGCCCGAACAGCACAAAGCCCTCGGCGAGGCCATGCGGATCATCGCCGAGGGGCTGCAGCCGAAGGACGCGGGCGCGGACCTGCCTTGGCTGCGTTGA
- a CDS encoding dioxygenase translates to MPALYLSHGAPPLADDPIWPGELAAWSAELPRPKAILMVSAHWEEAPLALGAVQTVPLVYDFWGFPEHYYQVRYAAPGAPQLAESVRKLLRAPGVPVQDIPDRGLDHGAYVPLVEMFPDADIPVLQISMPTLDPVKLMEIGRKLAPLRDEGVLIVGSGFFTHNLAALRQGGIPSWSVEFDDWGHRALDARDWDALLDFGRKSPAGLLAHPRTEHFAPLFVAMGAADATGELDEQRSVIDGFWLGLAKRSVQFG, encoded by the coding sequence ATGCCCGCCCTCTACCTCAGTCATGGCGCACCGCCGCTCGCCGACGACCCGATCTGGCCCGGAGAGCTGGCCGCCTGGTCCGCCGAACTGCCCCGTCCCAAGGCGATCCTGATGGTCTCCGCCCACTGGGAGGAGGCCCCGCTGGCCCTCGGCGCGGTCCAGACCGTACCGCTCGTCTACGACTTCTGGGGTTTCCCCGAGCACTACTACCAGGTCCGGTACGCGGCTCCCGGCGCCCCCCAACTCGCCGAGTCCGTACGGAAGCTGCTGCGCGCCCCCGGCGTTCCCGTCCAGGACATCCCGGACCGCGGCCTCGATCACGGCGCCTACGTTCCTCTCGTCGAGATGTTCCCCGACGCCGACATCCCTGTCCTGCAGATCTCCATGCCGACCCTCGATCCGGTGAAGCTGATGGAGATCGGACGCAAGCTGGCGCCGCTGCGCGACGAGGGCGTCCTGATCGTGGGCTCCGGCTTCTTCACCCACAACCTGGCCGCGCTGCGCCAGGGCGGCATTCCCTCCTGGTCGGTCGAGTTCGACGACTGGGGCCACCGCGCCCTGGACGCCCGTGACTGGGACGCCCTGCTCGACTTCGGCCGCAAGTCCCCGGCCGGCCTCCTGGCCCACCCCCGTACCGAGCACTTCGCTCCGCTCTTCGTGGCGATGGGCGCGGCGGACGCCACGGGCGAACTGGACGAGCAGCGGTCGGTGATCGACGGGTTCTGGCTGGGGCTGGCCAAGCGGTCGGTCCAGTTCGGCTGA
- a CDS encoding GNAT family N-acetyltransferase codes for MPTERTEVQVRPGVEADLDALTAIYNHYIRETPITFDTAVFTSEERRPWLLSHPEDGPHRLMVATDTDSQGTPGNAQRILGYATSSAFRPKPAYATSVEVTIYLAPDAGGRGVGTLLYKALFEALADEDVHRAYAGIAQPNEASVRLHERFGFRHVGTYREVGRKFGRYWDVAWYEKGL; via the coding sequence ATGCCAACGGAACGTACAGAGGTGCAGGTCAGGCCAGGAGTCGAGGCCGACCTCGACGCCCTCACGGCCATCTACAACCACTACATCCGTGAGACGCCCATCACATTCGACACTGCCGTCTTCACCTCGGAAGAGAGACGCCCTTGGCTGCTCTCCCACCCTGAAGACGGCCCGCACCGCCTGATGGTTGCCACGGACACGGACTCACAGGGGACTCCCGGGAACGCACAGCGAATTCTGGGATACGCCACATCCAGCGCCTTCCGCCCCAAGCCCGCCTACGCCACGTCCGTCGAGGTCACCATCTACCTCGCCCCGGACGCGGGCGGCCGGGGCGTCGGCACGCTGCTCTACAAGGCCCTCTTCGAGGCGCTCGCCGACGAGGACGTGCACCGCGCCTACGCGGGCATCGCCCAGCCCAACGAAGCGTCCGTGCGGCTGCACGAACGCTTCGGGTTCCGGCACGTCGGCACGTACCGGGAGGTGGGCCGGAAGTTCGGCCGGTACTGGGATGTGGCCTGGTACGAGAAGGGCCTCTAG
- a CDS encoding sigma-70 family RNA polymerase sigma factor, with translation MATRAVARRQSATGETSDAARSVRAVGGEIADRDLVGMYLDEIARTPLLDAAKEVELSQIIEAGVFARQILDDEVDAPKADATREELEALIAEGERAKDVFIRSNLRLVVAVARRYPRSGLPLLDLIQEGNAGLVRAVEKFDYRKGFKFSTYATWWIRQAITRSIADQSRTIRLPVHLVEELGRIRRVQREFNRKNGREPEHAEIAAELDSTPERVTDVLDWARDPVSLNMSVDDDGDTQFGDLLEDTSAVSPEQSVLTLLRSEELDDLIGRLDQRTASIIKMRYGIDDGRERTLTEVGKEHGLTRERIRQIEKHALLELKKLARDTGFDAVA, from the coding sequence ATGGCAACCCGTGCCGTCGCCCGTCGTCAGTCCGCCACCGGCGAGACCAGCGACGCGGCACGCAGTGTTCGCGCCGTAGGCGGCGAAATCGCCGACCGCGACCTGGTCGGCATGTACCTCGACGAGATCGCGCGTACGCCGCTGCTCGACGCCGCCAAGGAAGTCGAGCTGTCCCAGATCATCGAGGCGGGTGTGTTCGCTCGGCAGATCCTCGACGACGAGGTCGATGCCCCCAAGGCGGACGCGACCCGCGAGGAGCTCGAGGCGCTGATAGCCGAGGGGGAGCGGGCCAAGGACGTCTTCATCCGCTCCAACCTGCGGCTGGTCGTCGCCGTGGCCCGGCGGTATCCCCGTAGCGGCCTGCCCCTGCTCGACCTGATCCAGGAGGGCAACGCGGGCCTGGTGCGCGCGGTCGAGAAGTTCGACTACCGCAAGGGCTTCAAGTTCTCGACGTACGCCACGTGGTGGATCCGTCAGGCCATCACCCGCTCCATCGCCGACCAGTCGCGCACGATCCGCCTCCCCGTGCACCTGGTCGAGGAGCTGGGCCGGATCCGTCGCGTGCAGCGCGAGTTCAACCGCAAGAACGGGCGCGAGCCCGAGCACGCGGAGATCGCCGCCGAGCTGGACTCGACCCCGGAGCGTGTGACGGACGTCCTGGACTGGGCCCGCGACCCGGTCTCGCTGAACATGTCGGTGGACGACGACGGCGACACCCAGTTCGGTGACCTCCTCGAGGACACCTCCGCGGTCTCGCCCGAGCAGTCCGTCCTCACCCTGCTGCGCAGCGAGGAGCTCGACGACCTGATCGGTCGCCTGGACCAGCGCACTGCCTCGATCATCAAGATGCGGTACGGCATCGACGACGGCCGGGAGCGCACACTCACGGAGGTCGGCAAGGAGCACGGGCTCACCCGTGAGCGCATCCGACAGATCGAGAAGCACGCGCTGCTGGAGCTGAAGAAGCTGGCTCGCGACACCGGTTTTGACGCGGTGGCTTAA
- a CDS encoding TetR family transcriptional regulator: protein MEIARAAAGLFMRHGLRATRAEDIARAAGVAPRTFYRYFASKEECLAPLFSAGVEKWAEAVRDAPADLSVPEALRHAVVQTLTPGVGVRPESMDWARALLRLAEGSPALLRVWGEACQGAERTLARVLEARASAAGGGVGALAGGRAEFRLGAAVAGAAVRVAVEAWAAGDEPADGPAGPVALAVRHLEALRDFPWGAV, encoded by the coding sequence ATGGAGATCGCGCGGGCCGCGGCGGGGCTCTTCATGAGGCACGGTCTGCGCGCCACCCGCGCCGAGGACATCGCCCGCGCCGCCGGTGTCGCGCCACGCACCTTCTACCGCTACTTCGCCAGCAAGGAAGAATGCCTCGCCCCGCTCTTCTCCGCGGGCGTCGAGAAGTGGGCCGAGGCCGTACGCGACGCCCCGGCCGACCTGTCCGTGCCGGAGGCGCTTCGCCACGCCGTCGTCCAGACCCTCACCCCGGGCGTCGGGGTGCGACCGGAGTCCATGGACTGGGCTCGCGCCCTGCTTCGGCTGGCCGAGGGGAGCCCGGCGCTGCTGAGGGTGTGGGGCGAGGCCTGTCAGGGCGCGGAGCGGACACTGGCGCGTGTGCTGGAGGCGAGGGCTTCCGCGGCGGGCGGCGGGGTGGGTGCCCTGGCCGGTGGCAGGGCGGAGTTCCGGCTCGGTGCCGCCGTGGCCGGTGCGGCCGTTCGCGTGGCGGTGGAGGCCTGGGCCGCCGGGGACGAACCGGCCGACGGTCCGGCCGGGCCGGTCGCGCTCGCGGTACGCCATCTGGAAGCCCTGCGCGACTTCCCCTGGGGAGCCGTGTGA
- a CDS encoding helix-turn-helix transcriptional regulator, which yields MTTDTPARLLQLLSLLQTPREWPGGELSERLGVSRRTVRRDIDRLRELGYPVQATKGADGGYRLVAGKAMPPLVLDDEEAVAIAVGLRAGAGHAVEGVDEASVRALAKLEQVLPSRLRHRVSTLQAATTPLTSGDGASIAPETLTVIAASVTGRERLRFAYRSGDDTPSRRLAEPYRLVSTGRRWYLVAYDLDRDDWRTFRVDRIAEPFAIGVRFAPRELPTGSAAEYLRQSMYGRQETYDFEVAFAAPAAFVAARLPKWFGAPEPIDERSCLLRSSAGDSVEWLAVRLAMVDCEFSVRRPAELVECVRELGGRLTRAAGGSEDGSGGGTEDGSEGGRREGRGVRAG from the coding sequence ATGACGACGGACACCCCGGCCCGGCTCCTCCAGCTGCTCTCCCTCCTCCAGACGCCCCGCGAATGGCCCGGCGGCGAGCTCTCCGAGCGGCTGGGCGTGTCCCGGCGTACCGTCCGCCGCGACATCGACCGGCTCCGGGAGCTGGGCTATCCGGTGCAGGCGACGAAAGGGGCCGACGGCGGGTACCGGCTGGTGGCGGGCAAGGCGATGCCGCCGCTCGTGCTCGACGACGAGGAGGCGGTGGCGATCGCGGTGGGGCTGCGGGCCGGCGCCGGGCACGCGGTCGAGGGCGTCGACGAGGCCTCCGTACGGGCCCTCGCCAAACTGGAGCAGGTCCTGCCGTCCCGGCTGCGTCACCGGGTGTCCACACTCCAGGCCGCGACCACCCCGCTGACCAGCGGGGACGGGGCGAGCATCGCGCCCGAGACGCTGACCGTGATCGCCGCGTCGGTGACCGGGCGGGAACGGCTGCGGTTCGCCTACCGCTCCGGGGACGACACCCCCTCACGACGCCTGGCCGAGCCCTACCGCCTCGTCTCCACCGGCCGCCGCTGGTACCTCGTCGCCTACGACCTCGACCGCGACGACTGGCGCACCTTCCGCGTCGACCGGATCGCCGAGCCCTTCGCGATCGGCGTCCGTTTCGCGCCACGCGAACTGCCGACGGGGAGCGCGGCCGAGTACCTGCGGCAGTCGATGTACGGGCGCCAGGAGACGTACGACTTCGAGGTCGCCTTCGCCGCGCCCGCCGCGTTCGTCGCGGCCCGCCTGCCCAAGTGGTTCGGCGCGCCCGAGCCGATCGACGAGCGCAGCTGTCTGCTGCGTTCCTCCGCCGGGGACTCCGTGGAGTGGCTGGCGGTACGGCTCGCGATGGTCGACTGCGAGTTCTCGGTGCGACGGCCGGCTGAACTGGTCGAGTGCGTACGGGAGTTGGGCGGGCGCCTGACTCGGGCGGCAGGTGGCTCGGAAGACGGGTCGGGGGGCGGGACGGAAGACGGGTCGGAGGGCGGTCGCCGGGAAGGGCGCGGCGTCAGGGCCGGGTGA
- a CDS encoding MFS transporter, which produces MTSTETTLSSPAEPPQGPAAVADRRRWFALAIVMTAAFMDLVDVTIVNIAIPSIQRDEGASFSQIQWITAGYALAFAAGLITGGRLGDIHGRKRLFLVGIGGFTIASALCGFAANPEMLVASRILQGGMAALMVPQVLSIVHATFPAHERGKVFGLFGAIVGLGAVSGPLLGALLTEWNLFGLEWRPIFLINLPVGIAALILGRRFISESKAPKALKLDLVGVALVTLGLLMLLYPLTRGRELGWPLWGYVSMGGALLVFAALVAYEKRKAARDGSPLVELSLFKVKSFAAGIAVQTVFGVGLGIFFLVWTLYMQVGLGWRPLRAGLTGVPFSIAVSAAAGMSVQLLVPRFGRKVLQAGALIMAAGVLLYIWESERYGLSIASWQMALPLVVMGAGMGFIVAPLTDAVLSEVPREHSGSASGLINTVQQMGNALGLGLVSVVFFGQIGDHLTRAQVGPAFVNGFQHALGWVVAVMVAIFLLMFALPKRPAQHVEGAEEDNPAGERESANPAAGAPVSDSEPVLLG; this is translated from the coding sequence ATGACCTCCACCGAGACCACTCTCAGCAGTCCGGCCGAGCCGCCGCAGGGACCGGCAGCCGTGGCCGACCGGCGGCGCTGGTTCGCGCTCGCCATCGTGATGACCGCGGCCTTCATGGACCTGGTCGACGTCACGATCGTCAACATCGCGATTCCCTCGATCCAGCGGGACGAGGGCGCGTCCTTCAGCCAGATCCAGTGGATCACCGCCGGCTACGCGCTCGCCTTCGCCGCCGGGCTCATCACCGGTGGACGGCTCGGCGACATCCACGGCCGCAAGCGGCTCTTCCTGGTCGGCATAGGCGGCTTCACGATCGCCTCCGCGCTGTGCGGCTTCGCCGCGAACCCGGAGATGCTGGTCGCCTCGCGCATTCTTCAGGGCGGGATGGCCGCGCTGATGGTGCCGCAGGTGCTGTCGATCGTGCACGCGACCTTCCCGGCGCACGAGCGGGGCAAGGTCTTCGGTCTCTTCGGAGCGATCGTCGGTCTGGGCGCCGTGTCCGGCCCTCTCCTCGGCGCGCTGCTCACCGAGTGGAACCTCTTCGGTCTGGAGTGGCGGCCGATCTTCCTCATCAACCTGCCGGTGGGCATCGCCGCGCTGATCCTGGGACGACGCTTCATCAGCGAGTCCAAGGCCCCGAAGGCCCTCAAGCTCGACCTCGTCGGCGTGGCCCTCGTGACGCTGGGCCTGCTGATGCTGCTCTACCCGCTGACACGCGGGCGTGAGCTGGGCTGGCCGCTGTGGGGGTACGTGTCGATGGGCGGCGCCCTTCTCGTCTTCGCGGCGCTGGTGGCGTACGAGAAGCGCAAGGCGGCGCGGGACGGATCGCCGCTGGTCGAGCTGTCCCTGTTCAAGGTGAAGAGCTTCGCCGCGGGCATCGCCGTCCAGACCGTCTTCGGGGTCGGCCTCGGCATCTTCTTCCTGGTCTGGACGCTGTACATGCAGGTCGGCCTGGGCTGGAGGCCGCTGCGGGCGGGGCTGACCGGGGTCCCGTTCTCGATCGCGGTCTCGGCCGCGGCGGGCATGTCGGTGCAGCTGCTCGTCCCGCGATTCGGGCGCAAGGTGCTCCAGGCGGGCGCGCTGATCATGGCGGCCGGGGTGCTGCTCTACATCTGGGAGTCCGAGCGGTACGGCCTGTCCATCGCCTCCTGGCAGATGGCGCTTCCGCTGGTCGTCATGGGCGCGGGCATGGGCTTCATCGTGGCCCCGCTGACCGACGCGGTGCTGTCGGAGGTACCGCGCGAACACTCCGGTTCGGCGTCCGGGCTCATCAACACCGTGCAGCAGATGGGCAACGCGCTCGGACTCGGCCTGGTGTCCGTGGTCTTCTTCGGACAGATCGGCGACCACTTGACCCGCGCCCAGGTGGGCCCGGCCTTCGTCAACGGCTTCCAGCACGCGCTGGGCTGGGTCGTGGCGGTGATGGTGGCGATCTTCCTGCTGATGTTCGCGCTGCCGAAGCGGCCGGCGCAGCATGTCGAGGGGGCGGAGGAGGACAACCCGGCCGGCGAGCGGGAGAGCGCGAACCCGGCCGCGGGCGCCCCGGTGTCCGACAGTGAGCCGGTGCTGCTGGGCTGA
- a CDS encoding HEXXH motif domain-containing protein yields the protein MRLHHLSNPVLDALNSVTENEEAVGFLLEAESSRRLLLLRAILDAAADADDVRRAWKLLEAAERADPTAFRTVLLDPQVGVWAASLLRRLSRPDPAATEIETPLHVELGFLGQLAAAVFIAAGADFRACVPVREGRVFLPGLGRATVGGDLWGTAEVWGRDGVVRVGAGGVTVTVPDETETDAPGWEGQRWLRAEHAGVGLTLALDDLGPYAPVPQLTAPGRLAPAQFASWQRWFERMWPVLVEDHTDGALALAAGLRSVVPLPRGERLRARAASSSDAFGCLLLSEPDEDEDVLPAQLGVAVLHEFRHTLLNGLIFLTPLFDECDDLFYAPWRDDPRPLGGLVHGAYAFSGVAHYWRTRGPEGLAGFEYALWRSAVRTVLGTLRDHPALTPLGRSLIGGLDQQTAPWHAEPVGAREQRLAHLAVVHHRATWRVHHLHVPPAHARELADSWRAERRVDVGMRPERALRADSGACRLDTLALLARLSLIAPGEFDALRAAENPARRVPGVVHADLALVDGDAATAVKLYTEELMGPVARPAAWAGLGLALAECGERAAGTALIERPELALAVSRSLSTPPDPVLLAHWLAE from the coding sequence ATGCGTCTTCACCACCTTTCCAACCCCGTCCTGGACGCGCTGAACTCCGTCACCGAGAACGAGGAAGCCGTCGGATTTCTGCTTGAGGCGGAGTCGAGCCGACGACTGTTGCTGTTGCGCGCGATCTTGGACGCGGCGGCGGACGCCGACGACGTCCGTCGGGCCTGGAAGCTGCTCGAAGCCGCCGAGCGGGCGGACCCGACGGCCTTCCGTACGGTGCTCCTCGACCCGCAGGTGGGGGTGTGGGCGGCGAGCCTGCTGCGCAGACTGTCCCGCCCGGATCCGGCGGCGACCGAGATCGAGACACCGCTGCACGTGGAGCTGGGGTTCCTCGGACAGTTGGCGGCAGCCGTGTTCATCGCCGCCGGGGCCGACTTCCGTGCGTGTGTGCCGGTGCGGGAGGGGCGGGTGTTCCTGCCAGGCCTTGGCCGGGCCACGGTCGGTGGCGATCTCTGGGGGACCGCCGAGGTGTGGGGGCGGGACGGGGTGGTCCGGGTCGGCGCGGGCGGCGTGACCGTGACGGTGCCGGACGAGACGGAGACCGACGCCCCGGGATGGGAGGGGCAGCGGTGGCTGCGCGCGGAACACGCGGGAGTCGGCCTCACCCTCGCCCTCGACGACCTCGGACCCTATGCACCGGTGCCGCAGCTGACGGCGCCCGGACGTCTCGCTCCCGCGCAGTTCGCTTCCTGGCAGCGCTGGTTCGAGCGCATGTGGCCGGTACTGGTGGAGGATCACACGGACGGCGCCCTGGCCTTGGCCGCGGGCTTGCGTTCCGTCGTTCCACTGCCGCGGGGCGAGCGGCTGCGCGCACGGGCGGCTTCGTCGAGCGACGCGTTCGGGTGCCTGCTGCTGTCCGAGCCGGACGAGGACGAGGACGTCCTACCGGCGCAGCTCGGGGTCGCCGTCCTGCATGAGTTCCGGCACACCCTGCTCAACGGCCTCATCTTTCTCACGCCGCTCTTCGATGAGTGCGACGACCTGTTCTACGCGCCCTGGCGCGACGATCCGCGCCCCCTCGGGGGGCTGGTCCATGGGGCCTATGCCTTCTCGGGGGTCGCGCACTACTGGCGCACGCGCGGTCCGGAAGGACTTGCGGGCTTCGAGTACGCGCTGTGGCGGAGCGCTGTCCGCACGGTGCTCGGGACCCTGCGCGACCACCCCGCACTGACTCCCCTGGGGCGCTCGCTGATCGGCGGCCTGGACCAACAGACCGCGCCCTGGCATGCGGAGCCGGTGGGAGCGCGTGAACAGCGCCTTGCGCACCTCGCGGTGGTCCACCACCGTGCGACCTGGCGTGTGCATCACCTCCATGTGCCCCCGGCGCATGCGAGGGAGCTGGCTGACAGCTGGCGGGCGGAGCGGCGCGTGGATGTCGGCATGCGCCCCGAGCGCGCGTTGCGGGCCGATTCGGGCGCCTGTCGGCTCGACACGCTCGCGCTGCTGGCGCGCCTCAGCCTCATCGCCCCCGGCGAGTTCGACGCCCTGCGCGCGGCGGAGAACCCGGCGAGGAGGGTGCCGGGTGTCGTCCACGCCGATCTGGCGCTGGTGGACGGCGACGCCGCGACCGCGGTCAAGCTGTACACCGAGGAACTCATGGGTCCGGTCGCCAGACCCGCCGCCTGGGCCGGACTTGGCCTCGCGCTGGCCGAGTGTGGCGAGCGAGCCGCCGGGACCGCCCTGATCGAACGGCCCGAACTGGCCCTGGCCGTCAGCCGGTCGCTGTCCACCCCGCCCGATCCGGTGCTTCTGGCTCACTGGCTCGCGGAGTAG